The proteins below come from a single Armatimonadota bacterium genomic window:
- a CDS encoding esterase — MILAPFLLATTFLQQPQRMSSLTGNIERIDGFESKILGNSRNLIVYLPPNYKQDTKTRYPVVYMHDGQNIFDGATSYIPNQEWRADEAAEALIEAGLIEPLIIVGIDNAGMERANEYLPTKFKWNNSEIGGKADLYGRMITDEIMPIINERYRTKTGPDNTGLIGSSFGGVATCYLGATHPEIFGRLGVVSPSVWVDDRILLKLIKPTERRVRRPRVWIDIGGKEGADAVRDTRDLYDAYVQNGWKPRTDVVLYIEQNAEHNELAWSRRIPSILTYLFPKK; from the coding sequence ATGATTCTCGCCCCGTTTCTGCTTGCTACGACCTTCCTCCAACAGCCGCAGCGGATGTCGTCGCTCACCGGCAACATCGAGCGCATCGACGGGTTCGAGTCCAAAATCCTCGGCAACAGCCGCAACCTCATCGTATACCTGCCGCCGAACTACAAGCAGGACACCAAGACGCGGTACCCGGTGGTGTACATGCACGACGGGCAGAACATTTTTGATGGCGCGACGAGCTACATTCCCAACCAGGAGTGGCGCGCCGACGAGGCGGCGGAAGCCCTCATCGAAGCCGGTCTGATCGAGCCACTCATCATCGTCGGCATCGATAACGCGGGGATGGAGCGGGCAAACGAGTACCTGCCGACCAAGTTTAAGTGGAACAACAGCGAGATCGGCGGCAAGGCCGACCTCTACGGGCGCATGATCACCGACGAGATCATGCCGATCATCAATGAACGCTACCGAACCAAGACCGGCCCGGACAATACCGGCCTGATCGGCTCCTCGTTTGGCGGCGTGGCCACCTGCTACCTGGGGGCTACTCATCCTGAAATCTTTGGTCGCCTCGGGGTGGTTTCGCCGTCGGTTTGGGTCGATGACCGCATTCTGCTGAAGCTGATCAAGCCGACCGAGCGACGCGTTCGCCGCCCTCGCGTCTGGATCGACATCGGTGGAAAAGAAGGCGCCGACGCGGTTCGCGACACGCGAGATTTGTACGACGCGTATGTGCAGAACGGCTGGAAACCGCGCACCGACGTGGTGCTGTACATCGAGCAGAACGCCGAGCATAACGAACTGGCATGGTCACGACGCATTCCGTCGATTCTTACGTATCTGTTTCCGAAGAAGTGA
- a CDS encoding GNAT family N-acetyltransferase, which yields MESGKSKEFVTIRSYEPSDLANLVRLQNACTPAHKLSANEVLRDEQTLGPELQRIIFIAERCGAPIGYAIAQRIAGMYHPQKFVLDLGVEPTLRNQGVGEALYQAIEQELQILDVLSIAVQVSGADEPSLRFASKRSYKEQKRDFVSTLDLTALDDPELPVTPTSIEFKSFAEVDSPEFRREWYDLFCEVRHDVPRSAPPTPISFEFFDEQVIEEPDFAPRLTFFAWQDGRLVGFTGAYIDQASGRVDQWLTAVRRDARGQKIAVALKIRQIIAAKQAGLKEIQTDNDSRNTPMLAINERLGFVRQPAVLSMRRDFR from the coding sequence ATGGAAAGCGGAAAGAGCAAAGAATTCGTAACCATTCGAAGCTACGAGCCGAGTGACCTTGCCAATCTCGTTCGGCTCCAAAACGCCTGCACACCGGCCCACAAGCTGAGCGCGAACGAGGTCCTGCGCGACGAGCAAACCCTCGGTCCTGAGCTTCAGCGCATCATCTTCATTGCCGAACGGTGCGGCGCGCCAATCGGCTACGCCATCGCCCAGCGAATAGCAGGCATGTACCATCCTCAAAAGTTCGTCCTCGACCTTGGCGTGGAACCCACCCTCCGCAACCAAGGTGTGGGCGAAGCCCTCTATCAAGCCATCGAACAAGAGCTCCAAATTCTCGACGTACTCTCGATCGCGGTTCAGGTCTCCGGGGCCGACGAGCCGTCGCTACGGTTTGCCAGCAAGCGCAGCTACAAGGAGCAAAAGCGCGACTTCGTCTCCACCCTCGACCTCACTGCCCTCGACGACCCCGAACTGCCGGTAACACCGACCAGTATCGAATTCAAGTCGTTCGCCGAGGTCGATTCGCCCGAATTTCGGCGCGAATGGTACGACCTCTTTTGCGAGGTCCGGCACGACGTGCCGCGAAGCGCCCCGCCAACCCCGATCTCGTTCGAATTCTTCGATGAGCAGGTCATCGAGGAACCCGATTTTGCCCCCCGTCTGACCTTCTTCGCTTGGCAGGATGGTCGCCTCGTCGGCTTCACCGGCGCGTACATCGACCAGGCGAGCGGCCGCGTTGACCAGTGGCTGACTGCCGTACGCCGAGACGCCCGGGGACAAAAGATCGCCGTCGCGCTGAAGATCAGGCAGATCATCGCGGCAAAACAAGCCGGGCTCAAAGAGATTCAGACCGATAACGACTCGCGCAATACCCCGATGCTCGCCATCAACGAGCGGCTGGGTTTCGTTCGTCAACCGGCGGTCCTGAGTATGCGAAGGGACTTTCGGTAG